From a region of the Hippopotamus amphibius kiboko isolate mHipAmp2 chromosome 3, mHipAmp2.hap2, whole genome shotgun sequence genome:
- the LOC130849866 gene encoding olfactory receptor 5AN1-like: MIGGGNITEITYFILLGFSDFPQIIAVLFVVFLVMYITTLTWNLSLIILIRMDSHLHTPMYFFLSNLSFIDICYVTSTVPKMLYDFFQEQQTITFMGCAVQYFVFSTMGLSESYLMTAMAYDRYTAICNPLLYSSVMSPTLCGRMVLGSFMAGLSASISQLCFMFQFHFCGPNVIHHFFCDMPQLLVLSCTDTFLLQLLTVILTMIFGITNALLIMISYVYIVISIMKITSAEGRSKTFNTCASHLTAVTLFYTSGMFVYLSSSSGDSSSFDRFASVFYTVVTPMLNPVIYSLRNKEIKDALKRLQKKRKGF, encoded by the coding sequence ATGATTGGGGGAGGAAATATTACAGAGATCACCTATTTTATCCTCTTGGGATTCTCAGATTTTCCCCAAATCATAGCAGTGCTCTTTGTTGTATTCCTGGTGATGTACATTACGACTCTGACTTGGAACCTGTCCCTCATCATCTTAATAAGAATGGATTCCCACCTCCACAcgcccatgtacttcttcctcagtaACCTGTCCTTCATAGATATCTGCTATGTGACCTCCACAGTCCCCAAGATGCTCTATGACTTCTTCCAGGAACAGCAAACTATCACCTTTATGGGCTGTGCTGTtcagtattttgtattttcaacCATGGGGCTGAGTGAGTCTTATCTCATGACAGCCATGGCTTATGACCGATATACTGCCATTTGTAATCCACTTCTCTATTCATCAGTCATGTCACCCACTCTCTGTGGTCGGATGGTGCTGGGGTCCTTTATGGCTGGACTCTCTGCTTCTATTTCCCAATTGTGTTTCATGTTTCAGTTCCACTTCTGTGGGCCTAATGTCATCCATCACTTCTTCTGTGACATGCCCCAGCTGTTAGTTCTTTCCTGCACTGACACTTTCCTTTTACAACTCTTGACTGTCATATTAACAATGATCTTTGGGATAACAAATGCCCTACTTATCATGATATCCTATGTCTACATTGTCATCTCCATCATGAAGATCACTTCAGCAGAAGGCAGGTCCAAGACTTTCAACACTTGTGCCTCTCACCTGACAGCAGTTACCCTCTTCTATACCTCAGGTATGTTTGTCTATTTGAGTTCCAGCTCtggtgattcctccagctttgatAGATTTGCATCTGTCTTCTACACTGTGGTGACTCCCATGTTGAATCCTGTGATTTACAGTCTGaggaacaaagaaatcaaagatgcatTGAAGAGAttgcaaaagaagagaaaaggtttCTGA